The Eleginops maclovinus isolate JMC-PN-2008 ecotype Puerto Natales chromosome 3, JC_Emac_rtc_rv5, whole genome shotgun sequence genome includes a region encoding these proteins:
- the LOC134861352 gene encoding meprin A subunit beta-like isoform X31: MKGYIFLVVTLIVLLSFSQKTVGTEIVDIGESKSIEEANKGFWEDDILKPPPNTQRSAITDGDKLWTSPVPYVLDKDLEMNAKGLVLKAFDQFRLKSCFDFKPRDSEEYYISVKKLSGCFSYIGKVISNGQNLSIGANCDSIAVVEHEFLHALGFYHEQSRYDRDDYVTIVSENIQEGREHNFDKESNETTTTQGVPYDYWSVMHYGKDAFTNGNGSTIITKDPKFQDVIGQRLEVSPKDVLELNLLYKCNSTIAFQMQCSFSDETMCEMTSCSQSGLAWEMVTKVTGGPMSDHTNLPSGSGEQGEDAGYFMHVSTASGQEGDSAWLETHRMSLNREHHVQCLQFYYYHSGNMSDHLNIWIREFQDELDLKGTLRLMGQITGGPTKHWKLHHVSLNATEHFTVEFEARKGAGSSAGGFSIDDINLSEIECPHVTIQLDDFEPLLNSSRIGTFIYSPRQYSSGGYAYRVAVALNNSHFGLFVQLVSGENDERLEWPCTERQVTFKMLDQNSNTQLQMSKQLSITTDRRILTDGNYLWGNPRQFGSSYVDDTGETIFTGTLFGRSSFANENELKTREFLKGGSVIFTFSFQDITPLVNGSALPSPEVVPAEIKYPPKDLNRGSCASSTSTPKPHQTTNESSFITHDPMMETTDYSNSTSDPQMTTDYNTTTLPPPKTTNESSFITHDPMMETTDYSNTTDNAPRTTNDSFTTLPTPKTTNESSFITHDPMMETTDYSNTTDNAPRTTNDSFTTLPTPKTTNESSNSTSDPQMTTDYNFTTLPPPKTTNESSFITHDPMMETTDYSNSTSDPQMTTDYNTTTLPPPKTTNESSFITHDPLMETTDYSNSTSDPQMTTDYNTTTLPTPKTTNESSFITHDPMMETTDYSNTTDNAPRTTNDSTTTLPTPKTTNESSNSTSDPQMTTDYNFTTLPTPKTTNESSFITHDPPETTDYSTTTSDPQMTTDYSTTPLRANKNHG; this comes from the exons ATGAAAGGCTACATTTTCCTTGTTGTGACCTTGATAGTTTTATTATCATTCTCACAAAAAACG GTCGGAACAGAGATAGTGG ATATCGGTGAAAGCAAGAGCATTGAAGAGGCAAACAAGG GTTTTTGGGAGGATGATATCCTGaag CCAccaccaaacacacagaggagtgCCATTACTGATGGGGACAAACTGTGGACATCCCCAGTCCCATATGTTTTGGACAAAGACCTTG AGATGAATGCTAAAGGACTCGTCCTGAAAGCCTTTGACCAGTTCAGGTTGAAGTCATGTTTTGACTTCAAACCAAGGGACTCAGAGGAGTATTACATCTCGGTCAAAAAGTTAAGCGG ATGTTTTTCATATATCGGGAAAGTAATATCCAACGGACAGAACCTCTCCATCGGGGCTAACTGTGATTCAATAGCAGTTGTTGAACATGAGTTCCTCCATGCTTTAGGCTTCTACCATGAACAGTCCAGATATGACCGAGATGATTATGTGACCATTGTTTCTGAGAACATCCAGGAAG GCCGTGAGCATAATTTTGACAAAGAAAGCAATGAAACCACCACCACCCAGGGAGTCCCGTACGACTACTGGTCAGTGATGCACTACGGAAAAGATGCGTTCACTAATGGCAACGGGTCAACTATTATAACCAAAGACCCAAAGTTCCAGGATGTGATTGGTCAGAGACTGGAAGTGAGTCCCAAAGATGTTCTGGAGCTGAACCTCCTCTACAAATGCA ATTCAACCATTGCTTTTCAGATGCAGTGCAGCTTCTCTGATGAGACCATGTGTGAAATGACTAGCTGTTCACAGAGTGGGCTTGCCTGGGAAATGGTAACAAAGGTTACAGGGGGTCCTATGTCTGACCACACCAATCTACCCAGTGGCAGTGGTGAACAAG GTGAAGATGCGGGTTACTTCATGCATGTTAGCACGGCATCAGGTCAGGAGGGAGACTCAGCCTGGCTGGAGACCCACAGGATGAGTCTCAATAGGGAGCATCATGTCCAGTGTCTCCAGTTCTACTATTACCACAGTGGGAACATGTCAGACCACCTCAACATCTGGATCAGAGAGTTTCAGGATGAATTGGACCTCAAGGGAACCCTACGTCTCATGGGACAGATCACTG GTGGACCAACAAAACACTGGAAGCTCCATCATGTTTCCTTGAATGCCACCGAGCACTTCACGGTGGAGTTTGAGGCTCGTAAAGGAGCAGGAAGTTCTGCAGGCGGCTTCTCAATCGATGACATCAATCTGTCAGAGATCGAATGTCCACATGTTACTATTCAGCTTGATGACTTTGAGCCACTTTTGAACTCTAGTAGAATCGGCACCTTTATTTACAGCCCTCGGCAATACTCCAGCGGGGGCTATGCTTATAGGGTTGCGGTTGCACTGAATAATTCACATTTCGGATTGTTTGTGCAACTCGTGTCTGGTGAAAATGATGAACGGTTGGAGTGGCCTTGCACAGAAAGGCAGGTGACCTTCAAAATGCTGGATCAGAATTCCAACACCCAGCTGCAGATGTCCAAGCAATTAAGTATCACCACTGACCGACGGATTTTGACTGATG GCAACTATCTGTGGGGCAATCCTCGTCAGTTTGGATCTTCATACGTAGATGATACTGGTGAAACTATCTTTACCGGAACTCTGTTTGGCAGATCCTCTTTTGccaatgaaaatgaattaaaaaccaGAGAGTTCCTCAAGGGAGGAAGTGTCATTTTCACCTTTAGCTTCCAAG ATATCACTCCGCTAGTCAATGGAAGTGCACTACCAAGTCCTGAAGTGGTACCAGCAGAGATTAAATATCCTCCGAAAGATCTGAACAGAGGCTCTTGCGCATCAAG CACCAGCACTCCTAAACCTCACCAAACCACGAATGAGAGCAg CTTCATCACCCATGATCCCATGATGGAGACCACAGATTACAG CAACAGCACCAGTGATCCCCAGATGACAACAGATTACAA CACCACCACTCTTCCACCCCCAAAAACCACCAATGAGAGCAg CTTCATCACCCATGATCCCATGATGGAGACCACAGATTACAG CAATACCACCGATAATGCTCCCAGAACCACAAATGACAG CTTCACCACTCTTCCGACCCCAAAAACCACCAATGAGAGCAg CTTCATCACCCATGATCCCATGATGGAGACCACAGATTACAG CAATACCACCGATAATGCTCCCAGAACCACAAATGACAG CTTCACCACTCTTCCGACCCCAAAAACCACCAATGAGAGCAg CAACAGCACCAGTGATCCCCAGATGACAACAGATTACAA CTTCACCACTCTTCCACCCCCAAAAACCACCAATGAGAGCAg CTTCATCACCCATGATCCCATGATGGAGACCACAGATTACAG CAACAGCACCAGTGATCCCCAGATGACAACAGATTACAA CACCACCACTCTCCCACCCCCGAAAACCACCAATGAGAGCAg CTTCATCACCCATGATCCTTTGATGGAGACCACAGATTACAG CAACAGCACCAGTGATCCCCAGATGACAACAGATTACAA CACCACCACTCTTCCGACCCCAAAAACCACCAATGAGAGCAg CTTCATCACCCATGATCCCATGATGGAGACCACAGATTACAG CAATACCACCGATAATGCTCCCAGAACCACAAATGACAG CACCACCACTCTTCCGACCCCAAAAACCACCAATGAGAGCAg CAACAGCACCAGTGATCCCCAGATGACAACAGATTACAA CTTCACCACTCTTCCGACCCCAAAAACCACCAATGAGAGCAg CTTCATCACCCATGATCCCCCGGAGACCACAGATTACAG CACCACCACCAGTGATCCCCAGATGACAACAGATTACAG CACTACCCCCCTTCGAGCCAACAAGAACCACGGATGA
- the LOC134861352 gene encoding meprin A subunit beta-like isoform X24: MKGYIFLVVTLIVLLSFSQKTVGTEIVDIGESKSIEEANKGFWEDDILKPPPNTQRSAITDGDKLWTSPVPYVLDKDLEMNAKGLVLKAFDQFRLKSCFDFKPRDSEEYYISVKKLSGCFSYIGKVISNGQNLSIGANCDSIAVVEHEFLHALGFYHEQSRYDRDDYVTIVSENIQEGREHNFDKESNETTTTQGVPYDYWSVMHYGKDAFTNGNGSTIITKDPKFQDVIGQRLEVSPKDVLELNLLYKCNSTIAFQMQCSFSDETMCEMTSCSQSGLAWEMVTKVTGGPMSDHTNLPSGSGEQGEDAGYFMHVSTASGQEGDSAWLETHRMSLNREHHVQCLQFYYYHSGNMSDHLNIWIREFQDELDLKGTLRLMGQITGGPTKHWKLHHVSLNATEHFTVEFEARKGAGSSAGGFSIDDINLSEIECPHVTIQLDDFEPLLNSSRIGTFIYSPRQYSSGGYAYRVAVALNNSHFGLFVQLVSGENDERLEWPCTERQVTFKMLDQNSNTQLQMSKQLSITTDRRILTDGNYLWGNPRQFGSSYVDDTGETIFTGTLFGRSSFANENELKTREFLKGGSVIFTFSFQDITPLVNGSALPSPEVVPAEIKYPPKDLNRGSCASSTSTPKPHQTTNESSFITHDPMMETTDYSNSTSDPQMTTDYNTTTLPPPKTTNESSFITHDPMMETTDYSNTTDNAPRTTNDSFTTLPTPKTTNESSFITHDPMMETTDYSNTTDNAPRTTNDSFTTLPTPKTTNESSNSTSDPQMTTDYNFTTLPPPKTTNESSFITHDPMMETTDYSNSTSDPQMTTDYNTTTLPPPKTTNESSFITHDPMMETTDYSNSTSDPQMTTDYNTTTLPTPKTTNESSNSTSDPQMTTDYNTTTLPPPKTTNESSFITHDPMMETTDYSNTTDNAPRTTNDSTTTLPTPKTTNESSNSTSDPQMTTDYNFTTLPTPKTTNESSFITHDPPETTDYSTTTSDPQMTTDYSTTPLRANKNHG, from the exons ATGAAAGGCTACATTTTCCTTGTTGTGACCTTGATAGTTTTATTATCATTCTCACAAAAAACG GTCGGAACAGAGATAGTGG ATATCGGTGAAAGCAAGAGCATTGAAGAGGCAAACAAGG GTTTTTGGGAGGATGATATCCTGaag CCAccaccaaacacacagaggagtgCCATTACTGATGGGGACAAACTGTGGACATCCCCAGTCCCATATGTTTTGGACAAAGACCTTG AGATGAATGCTAAAGGACTCGTCCTGAAAGCCTTTGACCAGTTCAGGTTGAAGTCATGTTTTGACTTCAAACCAAGGGACTCAGAGGAGTATTACATCTCGGTCAAAAAGTTAAGCGG ATGTTTTTCATATATCGGGAAAGTAATATCCAACGGACAGAACCTCTCCATCGGGGCTAACTGTGATTCAATAGCAGTTGTTGAACATGAGTTCCTCCATGCTTTAGGCTTCTACCATGAACAGTCCAGATATGACCGAGATGATTATGTGACCATTGTTTCTGAGAACATCCAGGAAG GCCGTGAGCATAATTTTGACAAAGAAAGCAATGAAACCACCACCACCCAGGGAGTCCCGTACGACTACTGGTCAGTGATGCACTACGGAAAAGATGCGTTCACTAATGGCAACGGGTCAACTATTATAACCAAAGACCCAAAGTTCCAGGATGTGATTGGTCAGAGACTGGAAGTGAGTCCCAAAGATGTTCTGGAGCTGAACCTCCTCTACAAATGCA ATTCAACCATTGCTTTTCAGATGCAGTGCAGCTTCTCTGATGAGACCATGTGTGAAATGACTAGCTGTTCACAGAGTGGGCTTGCCTGGGAAATGGTAACAAAGGTTACAGGGGGTCCTATGTCTGACCACACCAATCTACCCAGTGGCAGTGGTGAACAAG GTGAAGATGCGGGTTACTTCATGCATGTTAGCACGGCATCAGGTCAGGAGGGAGACTCAGCCTGGCTGGAGACCCACAGGATGAGTCTCAATAGGGAGCATCATGTCCAGTGTCTCCAGTTCTACTATTACCACAGTGGGAACATGTCAGACCACCTCAACATCTGGATCAGAGAGTTTCAGGATGAATTGGACCTCAAGGGAACCCTACGTCTCATGGGACAGATCACTG GTGGACCAACAAAACACTGGAAGCTCCATCATGTTTCCTTGAATGCCACCGAGCACTTCACGGTGGAGTTTGAGGCTCGTAAAGGAGCAGGAAGTTCTGCAGGCGGCTTCTCAATCGATGACATCAATCTGTCAGAGATCGAATGTCCACATGTTACTATTCAGCTTGATGACTTTGAGCCACTTTTGAACTCTAGTAGAATCGGCACCTTTATTTACAGCCCTCGGCAATACTCCAGCGGGGGCTATGCTTATAGGGTTGCGGTTGCACTGAATAATTCACATTTCGGATTGTTTGTGCAACTCGTGTCTGGTGAAAATGATGAACGGTTGGAGTGGCCTTGCACAGAAAGGCAGGTGACCTTCAAAATGCTGGATCAGAATTCCAACACCCAGCTGCAGATGTCCAAGCAATTAAGTATCACCACTGACCGACGGATTTTGACTGATG GCAACTATCTGTGGGGCAATCCTCGTCAGTTTGGATCTTCATACGTAGATGATACTGGTGAAACTATCTTTACCGGAACTCTGTTTGGCAGATCCTCTTTTGccaatgaaaatgaattaaaaaccaGAGAGTTCCTCAAGGGAGGAAGTGTCATTTTCACCTTTAGCTTCCAAG ATATCACTCCGCTAGTCAATGGAAGTGCACTACCAAGTCCTGAAGTGGTACCAGCAGAGATTAAATATCCTCCGAAAGATCTGAACAGAGGCTCTTGCGCATCAAG CACCAGCACTCCTAAACCTCACCAAACCACGAATGAGAGCAg CTTCATCACCCATGATCCCATGATGGAGACCACAGATTACAG CAACAGCACCAGTGATCCCCAGATGACAACAGATTACAA CACCACCACTCTTCCACCCCCAAAAACCACCAATGAGAGCAg CTTCATCACCCATGATCCCATGATGGAGACCACAGATTACAG CAATACCACCGATAATGCTCCCAGAACCACAAATGACAG CTTCACCACTCTTCCGACCCCAAAAACCACCAATGAGAGCAg CTTCATCACCCATGATCCCATGATGGAGACCACAGATTACAG CAATACCACCGATAATGCTCCCAGAACCACAAATGACAG CTTCACCACTCTTCCGACCCCAAAAACCACCAATGAGAGCAg CAACAGCACCAGTGATCCCCAGATGACAACAGATTACAA CTTCACCACTCTTCCACCCCCAAAAACCACCAATGAGAGCAg CTTCATCACCCATGATCCCATGATGGAGACCACAGATTACAG CAACAGCACCAGTGATCCCCAGATGACAACAGATTACAA CACCACCACTCTCCCACCCCCGAAAACCACCAATGAGAGCAg CTTCATCACCCATGATCCCATGATGGAGACCACAGATTACAG CAACAGCACCAGTGATCCCCAGATGACAACAGATTACAA CACCACCACTCTTCCGACCCCAAAAACCACCAATGAGAGCAg CAACAGCACCAGTGATCCCCAGATGACAACAGATTACAA CACCACCACTCTTCCACCCCCAAAAACCACCAATGAGAGCAg CTTCATCACCCATGATCCCATGATGGAGACCACAGATTACAG CAATACCACCGATAATGCTCCCAGAACCACAAATGACAG CACCACCACTCTTCCGACCCCAAAAACCACCAATGAGAGCAg CAACAGCACCAGTGATCCCCAGATGACAACAGATTACAA CTTCACCACTCTTCCGACCCCAAAAACCACCAATGAGAGCAg CTTCATCACCCATGATCCCCCGGAGACCACAGATTACAG CACCACCACCAGTGATCCCCAGATGACAACAGATTACAG CACTACCCCCCTTCGAGCCAACAAGAACCACGGATGA
- the LOC134861352 gene encoding meprin A subunit beta-like isoform X15 yields the protein MKGYIFLVVTLIVLLSFSQKTVGTEIVDIGESKSIEEANKGFWEDDILKPPPNTQRSAITDGDKLWTSPVPYVLDKDLEMNAKGLVLKAFDQFRLKSCFDFKPRDSEEYYISVKKLSGCFSYIGKVISNGQNLSIGANCDSIAVVEHEFLHALGFYHEQSRYDRDDYVTIVSENIQEGREHNFDKESNETTTTQGVPYDYWSVMHYGKDAFTNGNGSTIITKDPKFQDVIGQRLEVSPKDVLELNLLYKCNSTIAFQMQCSFSDETMCEMTSCSQSGLAWEMVTKVTGGPMSDHTNLPSGSGEQGEDAGYFMHVSTASGQEGDSAWLETHRMSLNREHHVQCLQFYYYHSGNMSDHLNIWIREFQDELDLKGTLRLMGQITGGPTKHWKLHHVSLNATEHFTVEFEARKGAGSSAGGFSIDDINLSEIECPHVTIQLDDFEPLLNSSRIGTFIYSPRQYSSGGYAYRVAVALNNSHFGLFVQLVSGENDERLEWPCTERQVTFKMLDQNSNTQLQMSKQLSITTDRRILTDGNYLWGNPRQFGSSYVDDTGETIFTGTLFGRSSFANENELKTREFLKGGSVIFTFSFQDITPLVNGSALPSPEVVPAEIKYPPKDLNRGSCASSTSTPKPHQTTNESSFITHDPMMETTDYSNSTSDPQMTTDYNTTTLPPPKTTNESSFITHDPMMETTDYSNTTDNAPRTTNDSFTTLPTPKTTNESSFITHDPMMETTDYSNTTDNAPRTTNDSFTTLPTPKTTNESSNSTSDPQMTTDYNFTTLPPPKTTNESSFITHDPMMETTDYSNSTSDPQMTTDYNTTTLPPPKTTNESSFITHDPLMETTDYSNTTDNAPRTTNDSTTTLPPPKTTNESSFITHDPMMETTDYSTTTLPTPKTTNESSNSTSDPQMTTDYNTTTLPPPKTTNESSFITHDPMMETTDYSNTTDNAPRTTNDSTTTLPTPKTTNESSNSTSDPQMTTDYNFTTLPTPKTTNESSFITHDPPETTDYSTTTSDPQMTTDYSTTPLRANKNHG from the exons ATGAAAGGCTACATTTTCCTTGTTGTGACCTTGATAGTTTTATTATCATTCTCACAAAAAACG GTCGGAACAGAGATAGTGG ATATCGGTGAAAGCAAGAGCATTGAAGAGGCAAACAAGG GTTTTTGGGAGGATGATATCCTGaag CCAccaccaaacacacagaggagtgCCATTACTGATGGGGACAAACTGTGGACATCCCCAGTCCCATATGTTTTGGACAAAGACCTTG AGATGAATGCTAAAGGACTCGTCCTGAAAGCCTTTGACCAGTTCAGGTTGAAGTCATGTTTTGACTTCAAACCAAGGGACTCAGAGGAGTATTACATCTCGGTCAAAAAGTTAAGCGG ATGTTTTTCATATATCGGGAAAGTAATATCCAACGGACAGAACCTCTCCATCGGGGCTAACTGTGATTCAATAGCAGTTGTTGAACATGAGTTCCTCCATGCTTTAGGCTTCTACCATGAACAGTCCAGATATGACCGAGATGATTATGTGACCATTGTTTCTGAGAACATCCAGGAAG GCCGTGAGCATAATTTTGACAAAGAAAGCAATGAAACCACCACCACCCAGGGAGTCCCGTACGACTACTGGTCAGTGATGCACTACGGAAAAGATGCGTTCACTAATGGCAACGGGTCAACTATTATAACCAAAGACCCAAAGTTCCAGGATGTGATTGGTCAGAGACTGGAAGTGAGTCCCAAAGATGTTCTGGAGCTGAACCTCCTCTACAAATGCA ATTCAACCATTGCTTTTCAGATGCAGTGCAGCTTCTCTGATGAGACCATGTGTGAAATGACTAGCTGTTCACAGAGTGGGCTTGCCTGGGAAATGGTAACAAAGGTTACAGGGGGTCCTATGTCTGACCACACCAATCTACCCAGTGGCAGTGGTGAACAAG GTGAAGATGCGGGTTACTTCATGCATGTTAGCACGGCATCAGGTCAGGAGGGAGACTCAGCCTGGCTGGAGACCCACAGGATGAGTCTCAATAGGGAGCATCATGTCCAGTGTCTCCAGTTCTACTATTACCACAGTGGGAACATGTCAGACCACCTCAACATCTGGATCAGAGAGTTTCAGGATGAATTGGACCTCAAGGGAACCCTACGTCTCATGGGACAGATCACTG GTGGACCAACAAAACACTGGAAGCTCCATCATGTTTCCTTGAATGCCACCGAGCACTTCACGGTGGAGTTTGAGGCTCGTAAAGGAGCAGGAAGTTCTGCAGGCGGCTTCTCAATCGATGACATCAATCTGTCAGAGATCGAATGTCCACATGTTACTATTCAGCTTGATGACTTTGAGCCACTTTTGAACTCTAGTAGAATCGGCACCTTTATTTACAGCCCTCGGCAATACTCCAGCGGGGGCTATGCTTATAGGGTTGCGGTTGCACTGAATAATTCACATTTCGGATTGTTTGTGCAACTCGTGTCTGGTGAAAATGATGAACGGTTGGAGTGGCCTTGCACAGAAAGGCAGGTGACCTTCAAAATGCTGGATCAGAATTCCAACACCCAGCTGCAGATGTCCAAGCAATTAAGTATCACCACTGACCGACGGATTTTGACTGATG GCAACTATCTGTGGGGCAATCCTCGTCAGTTTGGATCTTCATACGTAGATGATACTGGTGAAACTATCTTTACCGGAACTCTGTTTGGCAGATCCTCTTTTGccaatgaaaatgaattaaaaaccaGAGAGTTCCTCAAGGGAGGAAGTGTCATTTTCACCTTTAGCTTCCAAG ATATCACTCCGCTAGTCAATGGAAGTGCACTACCAAGTCCTGAAGTGGTACCAGCAGAGATTAAATATCCTCCGAAAGATCTGAACAGAGGCTCTTGCGCATCAAG CACCAGCACTCCTAAACCTCACCAAACCACGAATGAGAGCAg CTTCATCACCCATGATCCCATGATGGAGACCACAGATTACAG CAACAGCACCAGTGATCCCCAGATGACAACAGATTACAA CACCACCACTCTTCCACCCCCAAAAACCACCAATGAGAGCAg CTTCATCACCCATGATCCCATGATGGAGACCACAGATTACAG CAATACCACCGATAATGCTCCCAGAACCACAAATGACAG CTTCACCACTCTTCCGACCCCAAAAACCACCAATGAGAGCAg CTTCATCACCCATGATCCCATGATGGAGACCACAGATTACAG CAATACCACCGATAATGCTCCCAGAACCACAAATGACAG CTTCACCACTCTTCCGACCCCAAAAACCACCAATGAGAGCAg CAACAGCACCAGTGATCCCCAGATGACAACAGATTACAA CTTCACCACTCTTCCACCCCCAAAAACCACCAATGAGAGCAg CTTCATCACCCATGATCCCATGATGGAGACCACAGATTACAG CAACAGCACCAGTGATCCCCAGATGACAACAGATTACAA CACCACCACTCTCCCACCCCCGAAAACCACCAATGAGAGCAg CTTCATCACCCATGATCCTTTGATGGAGACCACAGATTACAG CAATACCACCGATAATGCTCCCAGAACCACAAATGACAG CACCACCACTCTTCCACCCCCAAAAACCACCAATGAGAGCAg CTTCATCACCCATGATCCCATGATGGAGACCACAGATTACAG CACCACCACTCTTCCGACCCCAAAAACCACCAATGAGAGCAg CAACAGCACCAGTGATCCCCAGATGACAACAGATTACAA CACCACCACTCTTCCACCCCCAAAAACCACCAATGAGAGCAg CTTCATCACCCATGATCCCATGATGGAGACCACAGATTACAG CAATACCACCGATAATGCTCCCAGAACCACAAATGACAG CACCACCACTCTTCCGACCCCAAAAACCACCAATGAGAGCAg CAACAGCACCAGTGATCCCCAGATGACAACAGATTACAA CTTCACCACTCTTCCGACCCCAAAAACCACCAATGAGAGCAg CTTCATCACCCATGATCCCCCGGAGACCACAGATTACAG CACCACCACCAGTGATCCCCAGATGACAACAGATTACAG CACTACCCCCCTTCGAGCCAACAAGAACCACGGATGA